One Alicyclobacillus acidoterrestris DNA window includes the following coding sequences:
- a CDS encoding 2'-5' RNA ligase family protein → MQRAIHIFPNFENVRRIEDLRKQYDPLYGLIAPHMTLVFPFDSDISSVALEDHVRVCVSGIPSFPLVLREVTGAKGGYLFLNVKRGNDWIVRLHDVLYSGPLRQFLNRQFTYVPHMTVGRIPKLSAWHKAIRATEDFHDEFETVISEICIESISATGAPNIEAVIQL, encoded by the coding sequence ATGCAAAGAGCGATTCACATTTTCCCAAACTTTGAGAACGTTCGTCGGATTGAGGACCTACGTAAACAGTACGATCCCCTTTATGGCCTCATAGCTCCCCATATGACCCTTGTATTTCCGTTTGACAGCGATATTTCTTCCGTTGCATTAGAGGATCACGTTCGCGTGTGCGTCTCCGGGATACCATCGTTTCCACTTGTCTTGCGTGAGGTCACGGGAGCGAAGGGTGGGTACTTATTCCTAAACGTGAAACGGGGGAATGACTGGATTGTCAGGTTGCACGATGTTCTCTACTCTGGCCCGTTACGCCAATTCTTAAATCGCCAATTCACGTACGTCCCGCATATGACAGTGGGCCGCATTCCCAAACTTTCAGCATGGCACAAGGCCATCCGCGCGACAGAAGATTTTCACGACGAATTTGAAACGGTGATTTCGGAGATTTGTATCGAGTCTATCTCCGCTACTGGTGCGCCGAATATCGAGGCCGTCATCCAGCTATGA
- a CDS encoding chorismate mutase: MDNTIRSLDEFRAQIDSIDHQLITCLAKRFELSKTIGTIKRSKDVNVYQPDRANQVQQRFLHLGALHGMQEHFVTHLFELIHEESCRVQRTEV, encoded by the coding sequence TTGGATAACACAATCCGCAGTCTCGACGAATTTCGGGCGCAAATCGATTCCATTGACCACCAACTGATAACCTGTCTGGCCAAGCGGTTCGAGCTTTCCAAAACCATCGGCACAATAAAACGCAGCAAAGATGTCAACGTTTATCAGCCGGATAGAGCCAACCAGGTTCAACAACGCTTTCTTCATCTAGGCGCATTGCATGGTATGCAAGAACACTTCGTGACGCATTTGTTCGAATTGATCCACGAGGAATCGTGCCGCGTACAGCGCACAGAAGTGTAA
- the aroF gene encoding 3-deoxy-7-phosphoheptulonate synthase, which produces MVAMIQEVTTKQVPYKLASRLHHPSPSVVSVRDRKIGDGSVTVMAGPCSVESRDQIIEIAQALKQAGAHLLRGGAFKPRSSPYSFQGLGETGLKFMAEAREATGLPIVSEVMDIENLPMACEYVDMIQIGARNMQNYPLLRAVGKTKKPVLLKRGLSATIEEWLMSAEYILSEGNPNVVLCERGIRTFETVTRNTLDLNAIPVIKHLSHLPIIIDPSHGTGVARYVSAMSMAAIAAGADGLILEAHQSPETALSDGQQSITPDEFEQLMQRIDVLSRAVNMKEGVTIG; this is translated from the coding sequence ATGGTCGCAATGATTCAAGAAGTCACCACAAAGCAAGTTCCGTACAAACTCGCCAGTCGGTTGCATCATCCAAGCCCGTCTGTTGTCTCTGTTCGTGATCGTAAAATCGGCGATGGATCAGTTACGGTCATGGCAGGTCCTTGCTCCGTGGAAAGCCGCGATCAGATTATCGAAATTGCACAGGCGCTCAAGCAAGCAGGTGCGCATCTCCTGCGCGGGGGAGCCTTCAAACCTCGGAGTTCCCCGTACTCGTTCCAAGGGCTTGGGGAAACGGGACTCAAGTTCATGGCAGAAGCACGAGAAGCAACTGGACTGCCGATTGTGTCAGAAGTGATGGATATCGAAAATTTGCCCATGGCATGTGAGTACGTCGACATGATTCAAATCGGCGCACGCAATATGCAAAACTACCCCTTATTGAGGGCTGTCGGCAAAACGAAAAAACCCGTTCTTCTCAAACGGGGTTTGTCTGCGACGATAGAAGAATGGCTCATGTCAGCGGAATATATTTTGAGTGAAGGCAATCCCAATGTCGTCCTCTGCGAACGCGGCATTCGAACCTTTGAAACCGTAACGCGCAACACGCTGGATTTAAATGCGATTCCGGTGATCAAACATTTGAGTCACCTCCCTATCATTATTGATCCGAGTCATGGAACAGGTGTCGCCCGCTATGTGAGTGCCATGAGCATGGCCGCCATCGCAGCGGGTGCGGATGGTCTCATCCTCGAAGCCCATCAATCACCTGAAACGGCTTTGTCGGATGGACAACAAAGCATTACACCGGACGAATTCGAGCAACTCATGCAACGCATTGACGTCCTCTCTCGCGCCGTTAACATGAAAGAAGGTGTGACAATTGGATAA
- a CDS encoding putative holin-like toxin, giving the protein MYQALTLMISFATLIVALLSASKRK; this is encoded by the coding sequence GTGTATCAAGCCTTAACGCTGATGATTAGTTTTGCTACGCTTATCGTGGCGCTTCTGTCAGCGAGTAAGAGGAAATGA
- a CDS encoding MTH1187 family thiamine-binding protein translates to MAIVAVSIAPLGTGSTSVSQYVAETQRVLKRFPQLKFRLDPMFTTIEGELPDIFAAISEMHEALVSMGAQRLSTVVKIDDRRDVNHSMEEKIAVVDAELHVERDAGSTQS, encoded by the coding sequence GTGGCAATTGTCGCGGTAAGTATCGCACCATTGGGGACAGGAAGTACGAGTGTCAGTCAATATGTCGCTGAGACGCAGCGCGTTTTGAAGCGGTTTCCGCAGTTGAAGTTTCGGCTTGATCCGATGTTTACTACCATCGAAGGGGAACTCCCTGACATCTTTGCAGCGATTTCGGAGATGCACGAGGCGCTAGTCAGTATGGGGGCACAGCGGCTGTCGACGGTCGTGAAAATTGATGACCGTCGGGATGTCAATCATTCGATGGAAGAGAAAATTGCAGTGGTGGACGCAGAGCTACATGTCGAACGTGACGCTGGTTCTACGCAATCGTGA